From a single Polypterus senegalus isolate Bchr_013 unplaced genomic scaffold, ASM1683550v1 scaffold_6408, whole genome shotgun sequence genomic region:
- the LOC120519310 gene encoding LOW QUALITY PROTEIN: uncharacterized protein LOC120519310 (The sequence of the model RefSeq protein was modified relative to this genomic sequence to represent the inferred CDS: inserted 1 base in 1 codon), translated as MDHVNNLTENEGVKPGTIYILPSTFQGSPRAHQQNFQDAMAIVRKHGGPDVFMTMTMNPKCCEVMENLKPGERPEDRPDLVARSFKEKLTALLHDLFVNKVLGVVIAHVYVIEFQKRGLPHCHLLLFLRPDDKPRTVEIIDKMVCCEIPDPVENPRLYEIVKATMVHGPCGHLNMTSPCMNEEKICSKQYPKDFSEETKPNVDGYPVYRRRNDGRKIKVGKFTVDNRWIVPYNRYLTLKYNAHINVEICASIKSVKYLFKYVYKGHDRAKLKFDSKETQLHWDEPSRGAQSFDDVKSVDGFVYNTFKEAAQARGLLRDDAEWERCLTEAELFHMPSKLRELFGIICALCHPADPATLWEKHKDAMTEDFMRSHPAPESEQLALIEIESILKIHNTSCADKGLPVPTMVSTPDIPIFDIHEEARLGEELLAQLNPEQLNAYQQIITAVENPQSRERCFFLEGPAGSGKSFTYNALVRVLRGKGIHYKCVALTGIAVELLHDGATIHSTFGVPFKITETSTSNITARSFKGRSLINTQVIIWDECTMASTHLLALIDRLLKDLMNTPDTPFRGKVVVLGGHFCQTLPVVKRGDRAAIIGACIKRSPLWQYFKKISFHTNMRTDPDQQAFAXWLLKLGNGQLLNSDNLSTETVEIPEQCVVTGDLIDEVFGKTIKLDQPERFKDTAILCPKNKDTLMLNDQSKGFNKVKVKILSSQTQDKLLPDAHKYFTQNIVYHEILDTEPMETYLTDNLADIDWDSIDDIVDVMQHFENKEEPSIPTWQDYNFEGLEDDVEDGAYD; from the exons ATGGACCACGTAAATAATCTTACAGAGAACGAAGGTGTAAAGCCTGGTACTATCTATATTTTGCCTTCAACATTTCAAGGAAGCCCTAGAGCTCATCAGCAGAACTTCCAAGACGCTATGGCCATCGTACGCAAGCACGGTGGACCTGATGTATTTATGACTATGACCATGAATCCAAAGTGTTGTGAAGTAATGGAAAACTTGAAGCCTGGAGAAAGACCAGAGGATAGACCTGATCTGGTTGCACGTAGTTTCAAGGAGAAACTTACAGCACTACTGCATGACTTATTCGTGAACAAAGTACTTGGAGTGGTGATCGCTCATGTTTATGtaatagaatttcaaaaacgtggcTTACCACATTGCCACCTCCTGCTTTTTCTCAGACCTGACGATAAACCAAGAACTGTTGAAATTATTGACAAGATGGTATGTTGTGAAATTCCAGATCCGGTCGAAAACCCGAGATTGTATGAAATCGTCAAGGCGACTATGGTTCATGGCCCTTGTGGACACTTGAACATGACAAGCCCATGCATGAATGAGGAAAAAATATGTTCCAAACAATATCCGAAAGATTTCAGTGAGGAAACCAAGCCGAACGTTGATGGTTACCCAGTTTATCGCAGGAGAAACGATGGGAGAAAAATTAAAGTTGGAAAGTTCACAGTGGATAACCGCTGGATCGTTCCATATAATAGGTACCTAACCCTAAAGTACAATGCACATATTAATGTAGAAATTTGTGCAAGCATTAAAAGTGTGAAATACTTATTCAAATATGTTTACAAAGGACATGATCGAGCTAAACTAAAATTCGATTCAAAGGAAACACAACTTCACTGGGATGAACCTTCAAG AGGTGCCCAGAGCTTTGATGATGTAAAAAGTGTCGACGGATTTGTTTACAATACGTTCAAAGAAGCAGCCCAAGCGAGAGGCCTGTTAAGAGACGATGCTGAATGGGAAAGATGTTTGACGGAAGCCGAACTCTTCCATATGCCAAGCAAGCTGAGAGAGCTGTTTGGAATTATATGTGCATTGTGTCATCCAGCAGACCCAGCGACATTATGGGAGAAGCACAAAGATGCAATGACAGAAGACTTCATGCGAAGTCATCCTGCACCTGAAAGCGAACAGCTTGCTCTAATTGAGATTGAAAGTATTCTCAAAATTCATAACACAAGTTGTGCTGACAAAGGATTACCTGTACCAACTATGGTGTCGACACCTGACATTCCAATCTTTGACATTCATGAAGAGGCCAGGTTAGGCGAAGAACTACTTGCCCAGTTAAACCCAGAACAACTTAACGCATACCAACAAATTATCACTGCTGTTGAAAACCCACAATCACGTGAAAGGTGCTTCTTCCTTGAAGGTCCTGCAGGAAGTGGAAAGTCGTTCACATACAACGCTTTGGTACGTGTCTTGAGAGGAAAAGGAATCCACTACAAATGTGTAGCTTTGACTGGTATCGCAGTGGAACTCTTGCATGATGGAGCTACCATACACTCTACATTTGGGGTGCCATTTAAAATCACTGAGACTTCGACCTCAAATATAACAGCAAGATCGTTCAAAGGACGAAGTCTTATTAACACTCAAGTGATTATATGGGACGAGTGCACAATGGCGTCGACACATTTGTTAGCACTGATCGATAGATTGCTCAAAGACTTGATGAACACACCTGACACTCCATTTAGAGGAAAGGTAGTGGTTTTGGGTGGACATTTCTGCCAGACACTTCCTGTTGTAAAAAGAGGCGACAGAGCTGCAATCATTGGAGCCTGTATTAAAAGAAGCCCATTATGgcaatatttcaaaaaaatttcatttcatacaaatatgcGAACAGATCCTGACCAACAGGCCTTTG ATTGGCTTCTAAAACTTGGAAACGGTCAACTGTTGAACAGTGACAACTTAAGTACTGAAACTGTCGAAATTCCTGAACAATGTGTAGTTACGGGAGACTTAATTGATGAAGTATTTGGAAAGACAATTAAGTTAGACCAACCAGAAAGATTCAAGGACACAGCTATTCTATGTCCTAAGAATAAAGACACCTTGATGTTGAACGATCAA AGCAAAGGCTTTAACAAAGTAAAGGTAAAGATTTTGAGCTCACAGACACAAGACAAACTGCTTCCTGATGCACACAAATATTTCAcacaaaatattgtatatcatgaGATTCTGGACACAGAACCTATGGAGACGTACCTTACTGACAACTTAGCCGATATTGATTGGGACAGTATTGATGACATAGTAGATGTCatg